A stretch of the Oceanicola sp. D3 genome encodes the following:
- a CDS encoding metallophosphoesterase → MGDVHGCDHLLERLIDKLEAEALGLPIVFVGDYVDRGEASAAVLRRLKTFCADGKATCLRGNHEEMMLDFAQGKYPRWLRHGGLQTLSSFGLGAGVSETGGPGLEAAQAGLAEVLEAEGLLDWIKDMPRQWQSGNVAVTHAGADPARPLDAQSNSLTNGHPDFFSTPRSDGTWIIHGHYIRDTAEVAPGRIAIDTGAFATGRLTAVVVAAGEDPRFIEA, encoded by the coding sequence GTGGGCGATGTGCATGGCTGCGATCATCTGCTGGAAAGGTTGATCGACAAGCTCGAAGCAGAAGCACTGGGCCTGCCGATTGTTTTTGTTGGCGATTATGTCGACCGGGGCGAGGCTTCGGCGGCCGTGCTGCGGCGGCTGAAGACATTTTGCGCCGACGGGAAGGCCACCTGCCTGCGCGGGAACCATGAAGAGATGATGCTCGACTTCGCCCAAGGCAAATACCCGCGCTGGCTGAGACATGGCGGGCTGCAAACGCTGTCGAGCTTCGGGCTCGGCGCGGGTGTGTCGGAGACCGGCGGGCCGGGGCTGGAGGCTGCCCAGGCAGGGCTGGCGGAAGTGCTGGAAGCTGAGGGCCTGCTGGACTGGATCAAGGACATGCCCCGCCAGTGGCAAAGCGGCAATGTTGCCGTCACTCACGCGGGCGCCGACCCCGCCCGCCCGCTGGACGCGCAATCTAACTCGCTCACCAACGGGCACCCCGACTTCTTTTCGACCCCGCGCAGCGATGGCACATGGATCATCCACGGCCATTACATCCGTGACACGGCGGAGGTCGCGCCCGGTCGTATTGCGATAGACACCGGCGCTTTTGCCACGGGGCGGCTGACGGCGGTGGTGGTGGCCGCCGGTGAAGACCCGCGCTTTATCGAGGCTTGA